CGCTTCTTGCGAAATCGCCGGCCCGCCAGGCAGTCCCCACGTCCACCCGACCCCGAAGACACCGATGCCCGTCTGCGCCACGTGCGGCCACGAGATGACCGACGACCAGGAAGTCTGTCCCCACTGCGGCTCCCCGGCCGGCGAGCTCTTCCGATGCGAGCGCTGCGGCACCGGCTACGACGACGCCGACGCGTGCCCGGCCTGCGGCAAGGTGCGCGTCCCCGCCGCCTGCGAGCGCCACCCGGACCGCGCCGCCCACTCGCGCTGCGTGATCTGCGGCAGCCCCGTGTGCGCCGAGTGCAGCGACCCGGACCGCCCCACCGCGCTGTGCCCGGACCACTCCGACGTCACGGTCATCGAAGGCTGGGCGCAGGTCTACAGCACCACCGGCGAGGTGGAAGGCCAGATGCTGGTGGAGAACCTTCGCGCCGAGGGCCTGGACGCGCAGCTCTACTCGCAGAGCGACCGCACCTTCCCCGTGGACATGGGCGAGCTGAGCATCGTGCGCGTGCTCGTACCCGTGTGGGAGTACGCGCAGGCGCTGGAGCTGATCCGCGACTACATGGACACCGGCGGCGAGGTCGCCTTCGCATGCCCGTCGTGCGGCGAGGTGTACGAGCCCGGCGCCACCACCTGCACCAGTTGCGGCGCCGCGCTCAGCGCATAGCACGACGTTCCGAGACACGTCCCCGCATCTGCCTTCATCGCCTTTTGGTCGATGGACGGCGGGGGCGGGGACGAGCTTTATCGGCTGGTTGCAGAAGTTGGGTGCTGTGGGGAGAAGGGGGATGCAGATGGGGCGATGGATGTGCGGCCATCGTCCCGCTACGCACGGATAGCGCGGATGTGTGGCATGTATTTGGCGCCCTTCCATTCTGCCCTGGTCGGTGCTACGTTCACCGGCGCTTTTCTTCGGCCTTATGTCGGCAGGATGATGTACTCGGCAGGATGATGTAGATGCGAAGTGGCTGAACACTTCGTGCACGGGCGAAGCTGGAGCAATGTACCGCCTGTTTTTCGCCGCGGCGAGCGTGATTCTGGGATGTTACGGCACGATCTAGGCTGTTGCTGGTCCGCAATCGACGGCGTCTCCAAGCGAGGAGCCGTTTGCGCCCGTTCCGCATCCCGCGGGACGGCAATCCACCGCACCAGACGGAGGGAAGGCCATGCAGAGGAAGCTGAAGCTCGACGTGGAGAAGCTGAACGTGGACTCGTTCGAGGCTCAGGAGCCGATGCTCGCGCGCGGCACCGTGATCGGCCAGTACTCGCTGGGCTGCGACACGCTCAACGACGGCACCTGCCGCGGCAACGGGACGTGCGGCATCTACCCCTGCCACCCGATCCCCTGATCGCTTCCGCGGGCGTTCGACGCTCCCGCGCAACGAAGACGGTCCGTTCGGTTCGGAAATCCTGTACGGCCGGTCCTGATCTCGGCCGATCACGCGGGCCCCGCATCCGCGAGGCCGGCATCCACCGCACCACCCGGAGACAAACCATGCAGAGCAAGCTGAAGCTGGACGTGGAGGGGCTGAGCGTCGACTCGTTCGAGGCCCAGGGGCCGCTCGCCGAGGTGCGCGGCACCGTGGACGGCCAGTACTCGTTCGGGTGCGACTCCATGTACGACGCGACCTGTCGCGGCTACGGCACCTGCGGCATCTACCCGTGCAAGGCCGTTCCGTGACCTGAGCATGGTGGCGCGGCGCGGTCCCCCCCCGGAGCCGCCGCCGCGCCACCGCCGCCGTCCGGCGGCTGCTCGCGCCCCGAGTAGCCGTTGGCGCCGGATGCATGTGCCGCGACGGTGGTGGCGGTCACAAGCGCCTGGCTGCGAGTCACCCGTACGGAGTTGGTGCGCGGCGGGCCATCGTGGCGTGCACCGGCCTGCAGTACGGGATGGCGCGCATGTTCCAGATCCTTCGCGACGCGCACCCCGGCGAGATCGCCGTCCTCCGCACCGTCGGCGAAGAGCCTGGGCCTGGCTCGCCCTCGACCCCGAGACATGGACGATACGGACCGGACGGCTGAAGCTCACACCATTTTGGGATGCAGTGGCGCATGCTGGAGCTTTGGTTGGGGCGGGCCGACCCATTGTTTTCGAAGCGCCGTTGATCTGGACCGCTGGAAAAAGCCGGCTCGCGGCGGTAGCATTCAACCGTGACGGCTCGAACTCTTTCCAGGTGGTGAAGAATGGATGCTCCCACGCTCAGTCAGACCGAAATCAAGGACGCCTTCAAGACGGCGTTGATCGAGCTGCTGGAAGAGCGCGGCGACTTCGTCCGGGAAGTGCTGTCCGAGGTGATCGAAGACCTGTCGCTCCTCCGGGCGATCGAAGAAGGCGCGGGTACGGGGATGGCAAGCCGCGACGACGTCTTCCGCGCTCTCGAAGGACGCGGATGAAGTCCGCCTTCACCAACTCCTTCCTGCGCGACGTTCGCAAGCTCCCCGACGACGAGATCCGTGAGCAGGTGCGTGGCGTTATCCTGGCTGTGGAGGCGTCGAGCGATCTTCGCGACGTGGCGAATGTGAAGAAGCTTTCCGGACGCGGGTCGTCTTTCCGTATCCGCGTGGGCAACTATCGAATCGGGATGACCGTGGAAGGTGGGACGGCCATCTTCGTGCGCGTGCTTCCGCGGCGTGACATCTACCGCTTCTTCCCTTGAAGCCGTGAAGCAATCCGGTCCGGTTCCTCTGTACCGGCCGCGATCCGCGAGACGTGCTGCCGCCTTGTTGACTTGCCAGGCGGCGGGCACCATATTCGCGGCTCGTCCGTGGTGGCGCGGGCGCGCTCGCCACGCTGGCCGCAAGCGGCTTCCGGCCTCGCCGGAGCCGCTTTTGCATTTCGGGGTATCAGGCGCGGCAGGCATGCATCCGGACTTCTCATCTCCAGGCAGGCTAGATCAGTGAAACTCCCCGTGGTGGCCGTGGTTGGACGGCCGAACGTTGGCAAGTCGACCTTCTTCAACCGCGTGCTGGGCCAGCGCCTCGCCATCGTCGAGGACCGGCCCGGGGTGACCCGCGACCGCAACTTCGCCCGCGCCGACTGGGGCGGGCGTAACTTCTACCTCGTGGACACCGGCGGCATGATCGAGGGCTCGGACGAGCCCATGGACCGCCTCATCCGCGACCAGGTGCTCACGGCCATCGCCGAGGCCGACGTGCTGGTGCAGCTCGTGGACGGCAAGTCGGGCCCGCACCCGCTGGACTACGCCGTGGCCGAGCACCTGCGCCGCACGCAGAAGCCCTCCCTGCTCGTCGTGAACAAGATTGACAACCTGGGCGCGCCCACGGCGGTGGCGCACCACGACTTCTGGGACCTGGGCCTGGGCGAGCCGCTTCCCGTGGGCTCGCTGAGCGGCAAGGGCAGCGGCGACGTGCTGGACGCCATCATCGCCCACCTGCCGGAGTGGGAGGGCGAGGAGGACACGTCGCTGCGCGTGGCCGTGATCGGCAAGCCCAACGTGGGCAAGTCCAGCTTCGTGAACCGGCTGCTGGGCGAGGAGCGGCTGGTGGTCTCGGACGTGGCGGGCACGACGCGCGACGCCATCGACACGCCCATGCAGTACCACGGGCACAACCTGGTCTTCGTGGACACGGCCGGCCTGCGACGCCAGAGCCGCGTGGACGAGAGCATCGAGTTCTACAGCACCATCCGCACGGAGCGCGCGATCGAGCGGGCCGACGTGTGCCTGCTGCTCATCGACGCGACCGATCCCATCGCCGTGCAGGACCTGAAGATCGCGGAGAAGGCGTGGGACGCGGGGTGCGCCCTCGTCGTGGTCGCCAACAAGTGGGACCTGGTGGAGAAGGAGACGATGACCGCGCCGGCGTACGAGAAGTCGCTGCGCGAGCGCGCCACCTTCCTCAAGCACGTGCCCATCCTCTTCACCAGCACCATCACTGGCCAGCGCGTACACAAGACGCTGCAGCTGATCCTGGAGGTGCAGGAGCAGCGGATGCGGCGCGTGAGCACGCACGAGGTGAACGACACCCTGCGCGCCCTGGTCGCCAAGGCCAAGCCGCCGCACTTCGGGGGGCACCCGGTGAAGCTGATGTACGCCACGCAGACGGCGGTGGCGCCGCCCACGTTCCTGGTCTGGTCCAACCACCCGGAGGGCGTGCCGGAGAGCTACCAGCGCTACATCTACAATGGTTTCCGCGAGGCGTGGGGCTTCCTGGGCGCGCCGGTGCGCATCGAGCTGCGCGGGCGCAAGGAGGGCGAGGGGGACGAGCAGTGAGCCCCTGGCTGCTGCTGGCCGCGGCGTACCTGCTGGGCTCCGTGCCCGCCAGCTACCTGGCGGGCCGCTGGGCGCGCGGAATCGACCTGCGCGAGCACGGCAGCGGCAACCTGGGCGCCACCAACACCTTCCGCGTGCTGGGGGCGAAGGTCGCCGCGCCGGTGATGGTGTTCGACATGCTCAAGGGCTTCGTGCCGGCGCTTCTGTTCGCCGGCTGGGACAGCTCGGCGGACTGGCGTTGGGCGCTGGCGTACGGTGCCGCGGCCATCGTCGGCCACGTCTTCTCCGTGTACATGAAGTTCAAGGGCGGCAAGGGCGTGGCGACGGGCGCCGGCGTCTTCCTCGGCCTTGCACCCGTCGCCGTCGGCGTATCGATCCTCGTGTGGATCGTGCTGGTGAAGGTCACTCGGATGGTCTCGCTCGCCTCCATCGTCTCCGCCCTCGTCGTCATTCCCGGGCTGCTCTTGACGCATCGGCAGACGGAGGTCGTGGTGCTCGGCGTGGCGATGGTCGCCTTCATCATCTTCTCGCACCGCAGCAACGTGGGCCGCATCCTGGCGGGCACGGAGCCGCGGTTCGGGGCCAGCAAGCCGGTGGTGGAAGCCGCGGCGGAGGAAGGCGTATGAACGAGCGGGCGGCGGTGGTGGGCGCGGGGGCATGGGGCACGGCGCTCGCCAACGTGCTGGCGAAGAAGGGCATCCCCACCCTCATGTGGTCGTTCGAGGCCGAGGTGGCGGACTGCATCGCCCGCGAGCACGTGAACCGCCGCTACCTGGCTGACGTGGCGCTGGACCCGCGCCTGCGCGCCACGACCGACATGGGCGAGGCGCTGGACGGAGCGGGGTTCGTGGTCTCCGTGAGCCCGTCGCACGTGGTCCGCCAGGTGATGGCGCAGGCGGCGGCGCACATGCGGCCGGACGCCGTGGTCGTGAGCGCGTCGAAAGGGATCGAGAACGAGTCGCTTAAGACGATGGACGAGGTGCTGGCCGACGTGCTGCCGGACGGCGCGGCGGCTACATCCACCTACCTGTCCGGGCCCAGCTTCGCGCTGGAGGTGGGGCAGGAGCAGCCGACCGCGGTCACCATCGCTTCCAGATCGGCGGAGGCGGCGGAGCGGGTGCAGGAGCTGTTTCAGACGCCGTACTTCCGCGTCTACACCAGCGCCGACGTGCGCGGCGTGGAGCTGGGCGGCTCGCTCAAGAACGTGATCGCCATCGCCGCGGGCGTGGCCGAGGGGCTGGGGCTGGGGCACAACACCCGCGCCGCGCTCATCACCCGCGGCCTGGCGGAGATCACGCGCCTGGGCCGCGCGGCGGGGGCGGACCCCCGCACCTTCGCGGGCCTGGCGGGCATGGGCGACCTCATCCTCACCTGCACCGGCGGGCTCAGCCGCAACCGCACCGTGGGCTACGAGCTGGGGCTGGGGAAGCCGCTCGACGAGGTGCTGGGCGGCATGAGCGCCGTGGCCGAGGGCGTGCGCACCGCCCGGTCCGCATACGGCCTGGCGCACAGGATGGAGATCGAGATGCCCATCGTGGAAGCCGTGTACGCGCTGCTGTACGAGGGCATGTCCGCGGCAGATGCGCTCCAGTCGCTCATGCTGCGCGAGCCCAAGCCGGAGCACTGGGCATGAAGCGGCGCGTGCCGGAGCGGGAGTTCTGGACCATCGGCGAGGTGTGCGAGCAGTTCGGGCTCAAGGCGCACGTGCTGCGGTACTGGGAGACGCAGTTCCCCGCGCTCAAGCCGCCCAAGAGCCGCGCCGGCAGCCGCCTGTACCGGGCGCGCGACCTGGAGCTGATCGCCCTCATCCAGCGCCTGGTCCGCGACGAGCGGTACACGCTGGAGGGCGCCCGGCAGCGCATCGACGAGCTGGAGCACGAGGGGGCGGCGGCGGACCTGGCGACGCAGTCTCTGGAGCACTCGTTCGTGCGCTCGCTGCGGGGGGAGCTGGAGGCGATCCTGGACCTGCTGGGGCCGGAGCCGCAGGCCGGTTGACTGGCGCTCCGGCGCCGGGGTACATTGCCGCGCCGCGACGAGCGCGAGAGGGAGGCCGCGGACGCTCGACGTCCCGCGGCCGTTTCGTTTCCTGGAGATGACTCGGTCGGCTGGCTCCCCAGATTAGGAATCTGGTGCTCTATCGACCGAAGATGCGGCGCCGCTGCGGAGCCGGCCGGGCGATACAGCCTGCCCGTCCGTCTCCTCCGCGGGGGCGGGGAGCCTCCTCCTCCGGGCCGCGATAACGCCTGCGGCCCTGCGTCCGGGGTCTCCCCGCCCGCTTCGCGAGCCTGCCGGCAGCGGTGTCGACGAGGAGAGATCACGCCCGGCAGTCTCGCTCCGCACAGGTTCGTTTGGGTACAGCGGAACGGCACCGGGGGCGGCAGTCTCCCTCCGCACCTGGAGATACCGGTACGGCGGAACGGCACCGCGCGCGAATGCCGCCGCCGTGTAGGGTGCGGACCTGCGTGTCCGCCCGCCTCTCCGGAGAGACGGCGCCTCGGACGGTCGCGGCATCCGTCGCCGCATCTCCGGATGCAGCGGCGCTCTGGAGACGCCCGCGGCCTTCGGCTCGCATCTCCGGACGGCTCTGGCCTTCGACGACGCGGTGACCTGCCGATCCGCCGCCGTTCGATCGACGCCCGGCGGCATCGGACGCGATCCGCAGCCGCGCATCTCCCGAATCCCCGTGCCGTCACGGCGGATCCGGGCGCCGCAAACCACTCGCAGCACGAACGGGAATGCTGATCCTCTGCACCAACGACGACGGATACCTGGCGACCGGCCTGTCCGTGCTGGAAGAGGCGGCGCGCGCCCTGGGCGAGGTGCACGTCGTGGCGCCGGACCGCGAGCAGAGCGCCACCAGCCACTCGCTCACCATGCACCACCCGCTGCGCGCCAAGCTCGTGCGCCGTGGCCTGCACCACGTAGACGGCACGCCCACCGACTGCGTGGCTCTGGGCGTGGGCGCGCTGGTGGACCGCAAGCCCGACGTGGTGCTCTCGGGCGTGAACCACGGCCCCAACATGGGCGAGGACGTGCTGTACTCCGGCACCGTGGCCGGCGCGATGGAGGCCACCATCCTGGGCATCCCCGCCGTCGCGATCTCGTACGCCGGGCGCGACCCGGAGCGCATCCCCGCCTTCGGCCCGCTGCTGGGGCGCCTGCTGCCGCAGCTCGTGGCGCGCGACGGCTTCCCGACGGACGCGCTGCTGAATGTGAACCTGCCCGCCATCGACCCCTCGCAGGTCAAGGGCGTGCGCGTGACCAACCTGGCGCGCCGCGTGTTCAACGACTCGCTCACGCGCGGGCAGGACCCGTTCGGCCGCGAGTACTACTGGATCGGTGGGGGCACCGCGGAGTGGTCGGCGCCAGAGGGCACGGACGCGCACGCCGTGGCGGCGGGCTACGTCTCGGTCACGCCGCTGCACCTGGACCTCACCAACTACCGGCTGCTCGAGAACGTGCGGTCGTGGGGGCTCACCGCGTGACCGACCGCTTCCAGGGCCAGCGGCGCGCCCTCATCGAGCGCATGCAGGCCAAGGGCATCCGCGACCTGGACGTCCTGCGCGCCTTCGACACGGTCAAGCGCCACGAGTTCCTGCCGCAGGCCGTGTGGCACATGGCGTACGAGGACGCGCCGGTGCCCATCGGTTTCGCGCAGACCGCGTCGCAGCCGTCGCTCCAGGCGCTGTACATGCAGCTGCTGGACATCGGCCGCACCGACAAGGTGCTGGAGATCGGCACCGGCTCCGGCTTCCAGACCGCCGTGCTGGCGCAGCTGGCCGACCGCGTGTACTCGGTGGAGCGCATCCGCGAGCTGGCCACGCGCGCGCGGGAGACGCTGGACAACCTGCGCATCAGCAACGTGGCCCTCCTCGTCGGCGACGGCACCATCGGCTGGAGCCGCTACGCGCCGTACGACGCCATCCTCGTGGCCGCGGGGGGGCCCGAGGTTCCGCAGCCGCTCGTGGACCAGCTCGCCGTGGGCGGGCGCATGCTCGTGCCGGTGGGGACCCGCGAGATGCAGCGCCTCGTCCTCGTCCGCCGCACCCCGGAAGGCGTTGAGCAGGAGGAAGTCCTCGACTGCACCTTCGTCCCCCTCCTCGGCCGCTTCGGCTGGGCCGAGGAAGCCCGCGGCTGAAAGTGCGAGGAAGATGCGGCGCGTCGGGGTGCGATTCATCGCATCCGGGACATTCCCAGCGCTACGATCTACCGAAAACTCGTAACGTCGGCCGATCTGCCTTCTCCGCAAACGTTGCGCATCGACCGATAACCCTCGTCGTCGCGATTCACGATTCGCTGGCTCGTAGCGCGTTGCCGGTGGATGAGAAGCTCGCTGTGTCCCCTGCGTGCGTGGCGGAAACTGTGTTCCGCGTTGACAGTTCCGGAGGCCCCGCGTAGCTTGCGCCGGGGCGTTCGGATGCGTGGCGGGCACACGCGATCCCGCTCCGCGGTGCCGCGTCGGCTGGCCCATGCTCCCCTCCCACCGCGACGATGCGCGCCGCTCCCAACCTCCTCCGCGGAACCGACCCATGAGCGCAAACCCCGGCGATCCGTCTTCGGCACCCG
This region of Longimicrobiaceae bacterium genomic DNA includes:
- a CDS encoding NAD(P)H-dependent glycerol-3-phosphate dehydrogenase → MNERAAVVGAGAWGTALANVLAKKGIPTLMWSFEAEVADCIAREHVNRRYLADVALDPRLRATTDMGEALDGAGFVVSVSPSHVVRQVMAQAAAHMRPDAVVVSASKGIENESLKTMDEVLADVLPDGAAATSTYLSGPSFALEVGQEQPTAVTIASRSAEAAERVQELFQTPYFRVYTSADVRGVELGGSLKNVIAIAAGVAEGLGLGHNTRAALITRGLAEITRLGRAAGADPRTFAGLAGMGDLILTCTGGLSRNRTVGYELGLGKPLDEVLGGMSAVAEGVRTARSAYGLAHRMEIEMPIVEAVYALLYEGMSAADALQSLMLREPKPEHWA
- the der gene encoding ribosome biogenesis GTPase Der; protein product: MKLPVVAVVGRPNVGKSTFFNRVLGQRLAIVEDRPGVTRDRNFARADWGGRNFYLVDTGGMIEGSDEPMDRLIRDQVLTAIAEADVLVQLVDGKSGPHPLDYAVAEHLRRTQKPSLLVVNKIDNLGAPTAVAHHDFWDLGLGEPLPVGSLSGKGSGDVLDAIIAHLPEWEGEEDTSLRVAVIGKPNVGKSSFVNRLLGEERLVVSDVAGTTRDAIDTPMQYHGHNLVFVDTAGLRRQSRVDESIEFYSTIRTERAIERADVCLLLIDATDPIAVQDLKIAEKAWDAGCALVVVANKWDLVEKETMTAPAYEKSLRERATFLKHVPILFTSTITGQRVHKTLQLILEVQEQRMRRVSTHEVNDTLRALVAKAKPPHFGGHPVKLMYATQTAVAPPTFLVWSNHPEGVPESYQRYIYNGFREAWGFLGAPVRIELRGRKEGEGDEQ
- the plsY gene encoding glycerol-3-phosphate 1-O-acyltransferase PlsY, translating into MSPWLLLAAAYLLGSVPASYLAGRWARGIDLREHGSGNLGATNTFRVLGAKVAAPVMVFDMLKGFVPALLFAGWDSSADWRWALAYGAAAIVGHVFSVYMKFKGGKGVATGAGVFLGLAPVAVGVSILVWIVLVKVTRMVSLASIVSALVVIPGLLLTHRQTEVVVLGVAMVAFIIFSHRSNVGRILAGTEPRFGASKPVVEAAAEEGV
- a CDS encoding protein-L-isoaspartate(D-aspartate) O-methyltransferase, which codes for MTDRFQGQRRALIERMQAKGIRDLDVLRAFDTVKRHEFLPQAVWHMAYEDAPVPIGFAQTASQPSLQALYMQLLDIGRTDKVLEIGTGSGFQTAVLAQLADRVYSVERIRELATRARETLDNLRISNVALLVGDGTIGWSRYAPYDAILVAAGGPEVPQPLVDQLAVGGRMLVPVGTREMQRLVLVRRTPEGVEQEEVLDCTFVPLLGRFGWAEEARG
- a CDS encoding type II toxin-antitoxin system RelE/ParE family toxin; amino-acid sequence: MKSAFTNSFLRDVRKLPDDEIREQVRGVILAVEASSDLRDVANVKKLSGRGSSFRIRVGNYRIGMTVEGGTAIFVRVLPRRDIYRFFP
- a CDS encoding MerR family transcriptional regulator, encoding MKRRVPEREFWTIGEVCEQFGLKAHVLRYWETQFPALKPPKSRAGSRLYRARDLELIALIQRLVRDERYTLEGARQRIDELEHEGAAADLATQSLEHSFVRSLRGELEAILDLLGPEPQAG
- a CDS encoding zinc-ribbon domain-containing protein gives rise to the protein MPVCATCGHEMTDDQEVCPHCGSPAGELFRCERCGTGYDDADACPACGKVRVPAACERHPDRAAHSRCVICGSPVCAECSDPDRPTALCPDHSDVTVIEGWAQVYSTTGEVEGQMLVENLRAEGLDAQLYSQSDRTFPVDMGELSIVRVLVPVWEYAQALELIRDYMDTGGEVAFACPSCGEVYEPGATTCTSCGAALSA
- the surE gene encoding 5'/3'-nucleotidase SurE — protein: MLILCTNDDGYLATGLSVLEEAARALGEVHVVAPDREQSATSHSLTMHHPLRAKLVRRGLHHVDGTPTDCVALGVGALVDRKPDVVLSGVNHGPNMGEDVLYSGTVAGAMEATILGIPAVAISYAGRDPERIPAFGPLLGRLLPQLVARDGFPTDALLNVNLPAIDPSQVKGVRVTNLARRVFNDSLTRGQDPFGREYYWIGGGTAEWSAPEGTDAHAVAAGYVSVTPLHLDLTNYRLLENVRSWGLTA